A single window of Psychrobacter raelei DNA harbors:
- a CDS encoding NAD(P)/FAD-dependent oxidoreductase: MQYDVIVIGSGMVGTSIAWHLQKNNSKVLVLDKKAPGEETSYGNAGLIQREAVYPKAFPRQMSEILKVLPNTRTDIRYRWSALFNYQSALYQYWTNSTPNKLTKIEDEWATLIEHCTSEHDVMIQASGADDLVRKGGWFEIYRTQEKFDYAIKLAERAASKGVQYKLLTPEELKAYEPNVNFDEFIGGIHWQNSWQVKNPSRLVKTYAKSFEAMQGEIKQANVKTIEQNDEGIWQVTVENNSGEMTTYTSNHVVIAAGPWSTELTRPLGYDFPLFPMRGYHQHFKVDEANRIGHSLFDAEKGYLMGPMDQGIRITTGAEMTTLNAPKNFGQLEAVLKIAKNVLPLEEAVESEAWCGSRPCMSDMKPVIGPAARHPNLWFAFGHAHQGFTLGPATGRLVQEMINDKPLYVDATPFSAQRFGN, encoded by the coding sequence ATGCAATACGATGTTATTGTGATTGGCTCAGGAATGGTAGGCACTTCAATTGCTTGGCACCTACAAAAGAATAATTCTAAAGTGCTGGTTTTGGACAAAAAGGCGCCCGGTGAAGAGACCTCTTATGGCAATGCCGGTCTTATTCAACGAGAAGCTGTGTATCCTAAGGCTTTTCCAAGACAAATGAGTGAAATCTTAAAGGTACTGCCCAATACTCGAACGGATATTCGTTATCGCTGGTCAGCTTTGTTTAATTATCAAAGCGCTTTATATCAGTATTGGACCAACTCAACGCCCAACAAACTGACCAAGATTGAAGATGAATGGGCCACTTTAATTGAGCATTGCACCAGTGAGCATGATGTGATGATTCAAGCGTCAGGTGCGGATGACTTAGTGCGTAAGGGTGGCTGGTTTGAAATTTACCGTACCCAAGAAAAATTCGATTACGCCATTAAACTGGCTGAAAGAGCGGCATCCAAAGGTGTTCAATATAAGCTATTAACCCCTGAAGAGCTAAAAGCATATGAGCCAAATGTTAACTTTGATGAGTTCATTGGTGGTATCCACTGGCAAAACTCTTGGCAGGTCAAAAACCCAAGCCGTTTGGTAAAAACTTATGCAAAAAGCTTTGAGGCCATGCAAGGTGAGATTAAGCAAGCCAATGTGAAGACCATCGAGCAAAATGACGAGGGTATCTGGCAAGTAACCGTTGAAAATAACTCAGGTGAGATGACCACGTATACCAGTAACCATGTGGTGATTGCAGCCGGCCCTTGGTCGACTGAGTTGACACGTCCTTTGGGCTACGATTTCCCATTGTTCCCAATGCGCGGCTACCATCAGCACTTTAAGGTAGATGAAGCCAACCGTATTGGCCACAGCTTATTTGATGCCGAAAAAGGCTATTTAATGGGGCCTATGGATCAAGGTATTCGCATCACAACGGGTGCGGAGATGACCACGCTCAATGCACCTAAGAACTTCGGTCAGCTTGAAGCGGTATTAAAAATTGCCAAAAACGTCCTGCCGTTAGAAGAAGCAGTAGAGTCAGAAGCTTGGTGCGGCTCACGTCCTTGTATGTCGGATATGAAGCCAGTCATTGGTCCTGCGGCTCGTCATCCTAATCTATGGTTTGCCTTTGGTCACGCGCATCAAGGCTTTACACTTGGCCCAGCTACTGGCCGTTTGGTACAAGAGATGATCAACGATAAGCCATTGTACGTGGATGCCACACCTTTTAGCGCACAGCGTTTTGGTAACTAA
- a CDS encoding RidA family protein → MQKLHSNQRMSKIVIHNETIYLCGQVGNAEDDISAQTLTCLEKIKALLEEVGSDKSKILSTTVWLKDMADFAAMNAVWDEWFSDVLPPARACGQAALARPELLVEMIVTAAV, encoded by the coding sequence ATGCAAAAATTACACAGCAACCAGCGCATGAGCAAAATTGTTATTCATAACGAGACCATCTACTTATGTGGACAAGTAGGTAACGCTGAGGATGATATCTCTGCACAAACCTTAACCTGTTTAGAGAAGATTAAAGCACTACTAGAAGAAGTGGGTAGCGACAAATCAAAAATCTTATCTACCACAGTTTGGCTAAAAGACATGGCTGACTTTGCGGCGATGAATGCGGTATGGGATGAGTGGTTTAGCGATGTGTTGCCACCAGCTCGTGCTTGTGGCCAAGCGGCTTTAGCCCGTCCTGAGCTATTGGTCGAGATGATTGTCACTGCTGCCGTTTAA